One part of the Lotus japonicus ecotype B-129 chromosome 2, LjGifu_v1.2 genome encodes these proteins:
- the LOC130737056 gene encoding uncharacterized protein LOC130737056: protein MLLVWPLCFSLAGAVLFGKCFGRNCSVENRLLCLWEAHNHAKQHSLSLGWVMPPTVPAPTTTIIAGLTWKWPVTGIVKLNFDAFFKPDADAGLGMVVRDEDGMVLATTTTFPVMVSSSVLAEALALRWSMLLAIDLVSGLFVLKLIASTCSTYIKGKEEIRRVLRGCFRQTLSSPTSEESATASPDPSQQPPQDPLSLEQPLSETSDDPPQQPPPLDPLQSEQSLSESPGPSQQPTSQALNENAGSSQQPPAESSQLERSPPESRRPEHQETESHSPEQQRRQSPPLRLRASTSHLLQGSSSTPGPLTVSLPPGRRASAFRPLQGSSSTSGPSSESPRRGRAASSSGKPQQKPPPGQGPRQPQQEQQQWPVRRVPPRDPPPPAGGYCPEQASSGRWGYRRTTLPRTQIEKSTYVIILCTWFTLDMALKLKKCATTDVKLK from the exons ATGCTTTTGGTTTGGCCTCTCTGTTTCTCTTTGGCTGGAGCTGTTCTCTTCGGTAAATGTTTTGGAAGGAATTGCTCAGTGGAAAACAGGTTGTTATGCCTGTGGGAAGCCCACAACCATGCGAAGCAGCACTCCTTGAGCCTTGGCTGGGTGATGCCGCCTACGGTTCCAGCTCCTACAACGACTATCATTGCTGGTTTGACGTGGAAGTGGCCTGTGACGGGGATTGTAAAATTGAATTTCGACGCTTTTTTCAAACCAGATGCTGATGCGGGTTTAGGGATGGTTGTTCGGGATGAGGATGGAATGGTGCTTGCTACAACAACGACCTTTCCTGTGATGGTTTCTTCATCAGTTCTAGCTGAGGCTTTGGCGTTGCGGTGGTCTATGTTGCTTGCAATTGATTTGGTTTCCGGGCTATTTGTTTTGAAACTGATAGCCTCAA CATGCTCAACGTATATTAAGGGTAAGGAGGAGATTAGAAGAGTGTTAAGGGGGTGTTTTCGTCAAACACTCTCTTCTCCTACGTCGGAAGAATCAGCGACGGCGTCTCCTGATCCGTCGCAACAACCACCGCAAGATCCTCTTTCGCTGGAGCAACCACTGTCTGAGACTTCTGATGATCCGCCGCAGCAACCACCACCGCTAGATCCTCTTCAGTCGGAACAATCACTGTCAGAGTCTCCAGGGCCGTCGCAACAACCAACATCGCAAGCACTGAATGAGAATGCTGGTTCATCGCAACAACCACCGGCAGAATCTTCTCAGTTGGAACGCTCACCACCAGAGTCCCGTCGGCCGGAGCATCAGGAAACAGAGTCTCATTCGCCGGAGCAACAACGACGACAGTCTCCTCCCCTGAGACTACGAGCGTCCACCTCTCATCTGCTGCAAGGTTCAAGTTCAACACCGGGCCCGTTGACAGTGTCTCTTCCCCCGGGACGACGAGCGTCCGCCTTCCGCCCGCTGCAAGGTTCAAGTTCAACATCGGGTCCGTCGTCAGAGTCTCCTCGCCGGGGACGAGCAGCGTCCAGCTCTGGTAAGCCACAACAAAAACCACCGCCGGGGCAGGGCCCTCGTCAGCCACAACAAGAACAACAGCAGTGGCCAGTCCGCCGTGTACCACCACGAGATCCACCACCTCCAGCTGGTGGTTATTGTCCGGAGCAAGCGAGTTCTGGCCGTTGGGGTTATCGGCGGACTACTCTACCTCGCACTCAAATTG AAAAATCCACATATGTGATCATTCTGTGCACCTGGTTTACTCTAGATATGGCATTGAAGTTGAAGAAGTGTGCTACTACTGATGTGAAGTTGAAATAA